Proteins encoded by one window of Sphaerodactylus townsendi isolate TG3544 linkage group LG02, MPM_Stown_v2.3, whole genome shotgun sequence:
- the DHRS9 gene encoding dehydrogenase/reductase SDR family member 9, whose protein sequence is MYHLEDLGIFLYVFLLSACYYLWRRWKRNNYLSAADLAGKYVLITGCDSGFGHLAAKTLAKKGFQVIATCLTERGATDLKAAGSKRLQTLLLNVTDVNNVRLVAESVKKEVGEKGLWGLINNSGIMGPSAPTDWLNIEHFREPIEVNLIGLINVTLNMLPLVKKAKGRIVNISSVGGCIAICSGGYCPSKFGVEAFSDSLRLDMKAFGVSVSCIEPGLFKTPLSDKINVWERKQAIWNELPSDIRKQYGDDYLAKDAEQKEKLVKRLQNTDLFLVVKCMEHALMSRNPQIRYSAGWDAKLFWMPLSYMPAALQDYVLMKNKVKLADPTSE, encoded by the exons ATGTATCATTTAGAAGACTTGGGAATATTCCTCTACGTGTTTCTACTGTCAGCCTGCTACTATTTGtggcgaagatggaagagaaACAACTATTTAAGCGCTGCCGATCTTGCAGGAAAATATGTGCTCATTACAGGCTGTGACTCTGGCTTTGGACATTTGGCAGCTAAGACATTGGCTAAAAAAGGATTCCAGGTGATTGCCACCTGCCTGACAGAAAGAGGAGCTACTGACCTCAAAGCGGCTGGTTCCAAGAGGCTCCAGACATTATTACTGAATGTGACTGATGTAAATAATGTCAGATTGGTGGCAGAAAGTGTTAAAAAAGAagtaggagagaaag GTCTGTGGGGCCTGATCAATAATTCAGGGATAATGGGACCATCAGCACCAACTGACTGGCTGAACATTGAGCACTTTAGAGAACCGATTGAAGTTAATTTGATTGGCCTCATAAACGTTACGTTAAATATGCTGCCCTTGGTGAAGAAAGCCAAAGGGAGAATAGTCAATATAAGCAGTGTTGGTGGTTGCATAGCAATATGCTCAGGAGGCTACTGTCCATCCAAATTTGGGGTAGAGGCCTTCAGCGACAGTTTAAG ACTAGACATGAAAGCATTTGGAGTGTCTGTGTCTTGTATTGAACCTGGGCTCTTCAAAACTCCTCTCTCTGACAAAATCAATGTGTGGGAAAGAAAACAGGCTATTTGGAATGAGCTTCCTTCCGATATCAGAAAACAGTATGGCGACGATTATCTAGCAAAGG atgcagaacagaaagaaaaactggTCAAACGGTTGCAGAACACGGATCTCTTCCTGGTCGTAAAGTGCATGGAGCATGCTTTAATGAGCAGAAATCCACAGATACGGTACAGCGCAGGCTGGGATGCCAAACTTTTCTGGATGCCCCTCTCCTACATGCCAGCTGCTCTGCAAGACTACGTACTGatgaaaaataaagttaaattGGCAGACCCAACGTCAGAGTGA